A genomic segment from Desulfuromonas sp. encodes:
- a CDS encoding aminoacyl-tRNA hydrolase — MKLIVGLGNPGDKYADTRHNIGFRVVGQLALRAGMTLKKNGHQGAYGVGRIAGEEVMLLLPQTFMNLSGASVGSASKSLGIDPGDLIVVHDDIDLDFGVLKIKTGGGHGGHNGIRHIREVLGTGDFIRVKVGVGRGDERSDVSSHVLSRFNTVERKSLETVLTGVCEAIEEIIDNGVQEAMNAYNNKDLSE; from the coding sequence ATGAAACTGATTGTCGGTCTCGGGAATCCGGGCGACAAATATGCCGATACCCGACACAATATCGGCTTCAGGGTTGTCGGTCAGCTTGCACTTCGAGCTGGTATGACTCTGAAGAAAAATGGGCACCAGGGCGCCTATGGTGTCGGTCGAATTGCCGGCGAAGAGGTGATGCTCCTGTTGCCGCAAACATTCATGAATCTCAGCGGGGCCTCGGTCGGTTCCGCCAGCAAATCCCTCGGTATCGATCCGGGGGATTTGATTGTGGTTCATGATGATATCGATCTTGATTTCGGGGTTCTCAAAATCAAGACCGGCGGCGGGCATGGCGGCCACAATGGAATTCGCCACATCAGGGAAGTTCTCGGAACCGGTGATTTTATCCGGGTCAAGGTCGGTGTCGGACGGGGCGATGAACGGAGCGATGTCTCCAGCCATGTTTTAAGCCGCTTCAATACCGTTGAACGAAAAAGCCTTGAAACGGTTCTGACCGGAGTTTGCGAAGCGATTGAAGAGATTATTGATAACGGCGTTCAGGAAGCAATGAACGCATACAATAATAAAGATTTATCCGAATAA
- a CDS encoding 50S ribosomal protein L25, with the protein MAKSELQVIPRNDAGKGVARSLRREGLVPAVVYGKDMDTCSITVDPKALRKAISTEAGWNTLITLKGDGHFNGKVVLLKDMQVDAIKRNVLHADFGTVDLKQKIYVEVPVNAIGTPKGVIEGGTLSIVRHELEVYCLPGSIPKSIDIDVSQMEVGDVFHVDELEVEDGVEIPHDVNFTILTVVGQMAEEVEEVEGEEVVAGEEAAEGEEAAEGEDTPEEAAE; encoded by the coding sequence ATGGCTAAATCAGAACTCCAAGTCATACCACGTAACGATGCAGGCAAGGGAGTTGCCCGTTCCCTGCGTCGCGAAGGACTCGTACCTGCCGTGGTCTATGGCAAGGATATGGACACCTGCAGTATTACCGTTGACCCGAAGGCCCTGAGAAAAGCTATCTCGACCGAGGCCGGCTGGAATACCTTGATCACGCTTAAAGGGGACGGACATTTTAACGGCAAGGTCGTGCTGCTCAAGGATATGCAGGTTGATGCAATCAAGCGTAACGTGCTGCATGCCGACTTCGGCACAGTTGACCTCAAGCAGAAGATTTACGTTGAGGTTCCGGTCAACGCTATCGGTACTCCGAAGGGCGTTATCGAAGGCGGTACCCTGTCGATTGTTCGTCATGAGCTTGAAGTCTACTGCCTGCCGGGCTCAATTCCGAAGTCGATTGACATTGATGTCTCGCAGATGGAAGTTGGCGATGTCTTCCATGTCGATGAACTCGAAGTCGAAGATGGGGTCGAGATCCCGCATGACGTTAACTTTACCATTCTGACAGTTGTCGGCCAAATGGCCGAAGAAGTCGAAGAAGTCGAAGGTGAAGAGGTTGTTGCAGGTGAAGAGGCTGCCGAAGGTGAAGAGGCTGCCGAAGGTGAAGACACCCCGGAAGAAGCGGCTGAGTAA
- a CDS encoding phosphoribosylpyrophosphate synthetase, which yields MDKLKVFSGNANQPLAQEICDYLNVPLGQAIVKGFSDGETMVEIGENVRGRDVHVIQSTCAPAHKNLMELLIMIDALKRASAETITAVIPYFGYARQDRKVAPRTPITSKLVADLVTTAGADRVVTMDLHAGQIQGFFDIPVDHLFAAPVLLDEVRQRFSEKLVVVSPDAGGTERARAFAKRLDAGLAIIDKRRSGPNVSEVMHIIGEVKDQICIIVDDMIDTAGTLCQAAQGLKDHGARAVYACASHPVLSGPAIDRINESCLEQVIVTNTIPTDGKMAECPKLKSLSVAGLLAEAIKRIYSDESVSSLFV from the coding sequence GTGGACAAACTGAAGGTTTTTTCGGGCAATGCCAATCAGCCCCTGGCTCAGGAAATTTGCGATTACCTGAATGTTCCTCTCGGTCAGGCGATTGTCAAGGGTTTCTCGGATGGTGAAACCATGGTTGAGATCGGCGAAAATGTTCGCGGTCGAGATGTTCATGTGATTCAGTCGACCTGTGCTCCGGCCCACAAGAACCTGATGGAACTGTTGATTATGATTGATGCCCTGAAACGGGCCTCTGCTGAAACAATTACCGCGGTCATTCCGTATTTCGGTTATGCCCGGCAGGATCGCAAGGTTGCGCCAAGAACCCCGATTACCAGCAAACTTGTTGCCGATCTGGTCACAACGGCCGGTGCTGACCGGGTTGTGACCATGGACCTGCATGCTGGCCAGATTCAGGGCTTTTTTGACATCCCGGTCGACCATCTTTTTGCGGCTCCGGTCCTGCTCGATGAGGTCCGCCAGCGCTTCAGCGAAAAGCTGGTAGTCGTTTCGCCGGATGCCGGTGGTACTGAGAGAGCACGTGCCTTTGCCAAACGGCTTGATGCCGGTCTGGCGATTATCGACAAGCGGCGCAGCGGGCCGAATGTTTCCGAGGTCATGCATATCATCGGTGAAGTCAAAGACCAGATCTGCATTATCGTTGATGACATGATTGATACGGCAGGAACGCTCTGCCAGGCGGCTCAGGGACTCAAGGATCATGGCGCCAGGGCCGTTTACGCCTGCGCTTCACACCCGGTTCTTTCCGGTCCGGCGATTGATCGTATCAACGAAAGTTGTCTTGAGCAGGTTATTGTAACCAATACCATCCCGACTGATGGCAAAATGGCCGAGTGCCCGAAACTGAAATCACTCTCTGTTGCCGGCTTGCTGGCGGAAGCGATCAAACGCATCTACAGCGACGAATCGGTCAGCTCGCTGTTTGTTTGA
- a CDS encoding 4-(cytidine 5'-diphospho)-2-C-methyl-D-erythritol kinase, protein MTRKERQFKAPAKINTCLHVLGRRDDGYHDLAMLLQPVSLYDDIDIRVEDGTGVEARCSGLELPESADNIAVLAARALLAASGIDCSVSIDITKNIPVAAGLGGGSSDAATVLCGLNEMLGTGFSNEQLRDIGVKLGADVPFFVAGGSAWATGIGDVLEKVDSMPALWYVLVNPGVAVSTAWVYGNLRLTSPGDVAKLRRFPRTTEEFVRLLHNDLEAVTMRKYPVVGKIKQRLAESGAVGSLMSGSGPTVFGVFVSEESALDAASRLSREDGWRVFTVHPLGRND, encoded by the coding sequence GTGACCAGGAAAGAGAGACAATTCAAGGCGCCTGCCAAGATCAACACCTGTTTGCACGTCCTTGGTAGAAGAGACGATGGCTACCACGACCTGGCTATGCTGTTGCAACCGGTATCGCTTTACGATGATATTGATATCAGGGTTGAAGATGGTACCGGTGTCGAAGCAAGATGCTCCGGCCTCGAGCTGCCGGAGTCTGCCGATAATATTGCAGTGCTTGCGGCCCGGGCTCTGCTTGCCGCATCCGGAATCGATTGCTCGGTATCAATTGATATTACCAAGAATATTCCGGTCGCTGCTGGCTTGGGTGGTGGCTCCTCCGATGCCGCGACAGTTCTGTGTGGATTGAATGAAATGCTCGGAACCGGGTTCAGTAATGAACAACTGAGAGATATCGGAGTTAAGCTCGGTGCCGATGTTCCGTTCTTTGTGGCGGGTGGTTCTGCCTGGGCAACAGGGATCGGCGACGTTCTCGAAAAGGTCGATTCAATGCCCGCTCTCTGGTACGTTCTGGTTAACCCGGGAGTCGCTGTTTCGACCGCCTGGGTTTACGGAAATTTAAGGTTGACATCCCCCGGTGATGTAGCTAAACTGCGCAGGTTTCCCAGAACGACGGAGGAATTCGTACGCCTGCTTCACAATGATCTGGAGGCGGTGACGATGCGGAAATATCCGGTTGTCGGGAAGATCAAGCAGAGGCTTGCGGAGAGTGGCGCGGTCGGCTCTCTGATGTCGGGTAGTGGACCGACCGTCTTCGGTGTTTTTGTCTCCGAAGAGTCGGCCCTCGACGCGGCCAGCCGGTTGTCTCGTGAAGATGGCTGGCGGGTATTTACTGTTCATCCTCTGGGTCGAAATGATTGA
- a CDS encoding C4-dicarboxylate ABC transporter has translation MLAAAAMIFTATASMAAPIVIKFSHVVAENTPKGQMANKFKDLVAERLDGKVIVEVFPNSQLFGDNKVLEAMLLGDVQLAAPSLSKFKKYTKKLQIYDLPFLFKNMDSVEKFQQGDKGQELLMSMKDKGLIGLGYLHNGMKQLSASEPLRVPADAADKKFRIMSSDVLAAQFEAVEAIPLKKPFSEVFTLLQTKAIDGQENTWSNIYSKKFFEVQPYITESNHGVLDYLVITSTQFWMGLPDDIRGVVKKSLDEAIAFGNKVSFDKAIEDRQKIVDSGRSEVIELSDAERQKWVDAMKPVWKKFEDQIGKDFIDAAISSN, from the coding sequence ATGCTGGCTGCAGCTGCAATGATTTTCACTGCAACTGCATCAATGGCAGCACCGATCGTTATCAAATTCTCGCACGTTGTTGCCGAGAACACCCCGAAGGGCCAGATGGCCAACAAGTTCAAGGACCTGGTGGCCGAGCGCCTCGACGGCAAGGTCATCGTTGAAGTGTTCCCGAACTCCCAGCTGTTCGGTGACAACAAGGTTCTCGAAGCGATGCTGCTCGGCGACGTACAGCTCGCTGCACCATCCCTTTCCAAGTTCAAGAAGTACACGAAAAAGCTGCAGATCTACGACCTGCCGTTCCTGTTCAAGAACATGGACTCTGTCGAGAAATTCCAGCAGGGCGACAAGGGCCAGGAACTCCTGATGTCGATGAAAGACAAAGGGCTGATCGGTCTCGGTTACCTGCATAACGGCATGAAGCAGCTTTCGGCCAGCGAACCGCTTCGGGTCCCGGCCGACGCCGCTGACAAGAAATTCCGCATCATGAGTTCCGATGTTCTGGCTGCCCAGTTTGAAGCAGTCGAGGCGATTCCGCTGAAGAAGCCTTTCTCTGAAGTTTTCACCCTGCTGCAGACCAAGGCGATCGACGGTCAGGAGAACACCTGGTCGAACATCTACTCGAAGAAGTTCTTCGAAGTCCAGCCGTACATCACCGAATCGAACCATGGTGTTCTCGACTATCTGGTCATCACCTCGACCCAATTCTGGATGGGTCTGCCTGATGATATCCGCGGCGTTGTCAAGAAGTCTCTCGACGAAGCGATCGCGTTTGGCAACAAGGTTTCCTTTGACAAGGCGATTGAAGACCGCCAGAAGATCGTCGATTCCGGTCGCTCCGAGGTTATTGAGTTGAGTGACGCCGAGCGTCAGAAGTGGGTCGACGCCATGAAGCCGGTCTGGAAAAAGTTCGAAGATCAGATTGGTAAAGACTTTATCGATGCAGCCATCTCTTCGAATTAA
- a CDS encoding TRAP transporter small permease: MWTRIINSFEESVIAILLAVMTLLVFVEVVLRFGFGEGLMWAQELTLHLSAWMVLFGVSYGIKVGSHIGVDALVKILPSGARRVIGGIAVIACLFYTSLFIKGAWVYLDMIRMIGIEMEDLPIPKWIAHSILLIGMVMIAIRLLILLKDIITGKAEGFHLTDEAKESMHLAEETKAQASKGGDSA, encoded by the coding sequence ATGTGGACGCGAATAATAAATAGCTTTGAGGAATCGGTCATCGCGATTCTTCTCGCAGTCATGACGCTACTGGTCTTCGTCGAAGTCGTTTTGCGCTTCGGCTTTGGAGAAGGGCTGATGTGGGCCCAGGAATTGACGCTGCACCTTTCGGCCTGGATGGTTCTGTTCGGTGTATCATACGGCATCAAGGTCGGCTCGCATATCGGTGTTGATGCTCTGGTCAAAATACTGCCATCGGGAGCCCGCAGAGTCATTGGCGGCATCGCCGTTATAGCCTGTCTGTTCTATACCTCTCTGTTCATCAAGGGCGCCTGGGTTTACCTAGACATGATTCGCATGATCGGCATCGAGATGGAAGACCTGCCGATCCCGAAATGGATTGCTCACAGTATCCTGCTGATCGGCATGGTGATGATCGCCATCCGCCTGCTGATACTTTTGAAAGATATCATTACCGGCAAGGCCGAAGGATTCCATCTGACTGATGAAGCCAAGGAGAGCATGCACCTGGCCGAAGAGACCAAGGCCCAGGCTTCAAAAGGAGGTGATTCGGCATGA